The following coding sequences are from one Rhodothermales bacterium window:
- a CDS encoding thioredoxin domain-containing protein, which translates to MRTALSVLLLIVAGVLVTTGFRPSEPAGDPECGYDADIPAVEDFMRLITFGDPYKGNFDADVTVIEYFDPNCPHCKTMHPIMNNVILARGEKARFFMVPYVLWQYSLMQVEALFVAGQDGKYFEMLDAQYEHQQPGGMGIDELTVLAKEIGLDPAIFRSRVERGMNQGMILARRQEIIDMGIRGTPAVMINGRVIDGQSKSFECIVELIDKAAAEAEN; encoded by the coding sequence ATGCGTACAGCGCTCTCCGTCCTTCTTTTGATCGTCGCCGGTGTGTTGGTCACGACCGGTTTCCGTCCGTCCGAGCCTGCCGGCGACCCGGAATGCGGTTACGATGCCGATATCCCGGCCGTCGAGGACTTCATGCGGCTTATTACGTTCGGCGATCCCTACAAGGGCAACTTCGACGCCGATGTGACGGTGATCGAGTATTTCGATCCCAACTGCCCGCATTGCAAGACCATGCACCCCATCATGAACAATGTGATCCTGGCCCGTGGGGAGAAGGCCCGGTTCTTCATGGTGCCCTACGTGCTCTGGCAGTACTCGCTCATGCAGGTCGAGGCGCTGTTCGTGGCGGGACAGGACGGCAAGTATTTCGAAATGCTCGATGCCCAGTACGAACACCAGCAGCCAGGCGGCATGGGCATAGACGAACTGACGGTCCTGGCCAAGGAAATCGGACTCGATCCGGCGATCTTCCGTTCGCGTGTCGAGCGTGGAATGAACCAGGGAATGATCCTGGCCCGCCGACAGGAAATCATTGACATGGGCATCCGGGGGACACCGGCCGTCATGATCAATGGCCGTGTGATTGACGGACAGAGCAAGTCGTTCGAGTGCATTGTGGAATTGATTGACAAGGCGGCGGCGGAAGCCGAAAACTGA